One genomic window of Bacillus mycoides includes the following:
- a CDS encoding dihydrolipoamide acetyltransferase family protein — protein sequence MAVENITMPQLGESVTEGTISKWLVNVGDHVNKYDPLAEVMTDKVNAEVPSSFTGIVKELIAGEGETLAVGEVVCVIQVEGADEVAATTVEEKTKEEPKAEVTTPEKAPKAKQPTDGKPRFSPAVLKLAGEHNVDLDLVEGTGANGRITRKDILKLVESGNIPQAGAKKEAVVAVAERPEAPKSVAVAPVAQKVEAAKPVSVPTMPGDIEIPVTGVRKAIAANMLRSKHEAPHAWMMIEVDVTNLVSYRNSIKGDFKKREGFNLTFFAFFVKAVAQALKEYPQINSMWAGDKIVQKKDINLSIAVATEEELFVPVIKHADEKTIKGIAREITELAGKVRTKSLKADEMQGGTFTINNTGSFGSVQSMGIINYPQAAILQVESIVKRPVIMDNGMFGARDMVNLCLSLDHRVLDGLICGKFLGRVKEILENTSENNTSVY from the coding sequence ATGGCTGTAGAAAATATCACAATGCCTCAGCTCGGGGAGAGCGTTACAGAGGGTACAATTAGTAAATGGCTCGTTAATGTTGGCGATCACGTAAACAAGTATGATCCACTTGCAGAAGTAATGACTGATAAAGTAAATGCCGAAGTACCATCTTCTTTCACTGGTATTGTGAAAGAGTTAATAGCTGGCGAAGGTGAAACGTTAGCTGTAGGTGAAGTTGTTTGTGTCATTCAAGTAGAAGGCGCAGATGAAGTAGCAGCAACAACTGTAGAGGAAAAAACGAAAGAAGAACCAAAGGCAGAAGTAACTACGCCTGAAAAAGCACCGAAAGCAAAACAACCAACTGATGGAAAACCACGTTTTTCACCAGCTGTGTTAAAACTTGCGGGTGAGCATAACGTTGATTTAGATTTAGTAGAAGGTACGGGGGCAAATGGCCGTATTACTCGTAAAGATATTTTAAAGCTAGTGGAATCTGGAAATATTCCGCAAGCAGGTGCGAAGAAAGAGGCAGTTGTTGCAGTAGCAGAGCGCCCAGAAGCACCAAAATCAGTGGCAGTAGCACCGGTAGCGCAAAAAGTTGAAGCTGCAAAACCAGTTTCTGTGCCGACAATGCCTGGAGATATCGAGATTCCGGTAACAGGTGTGCGTAAAGCAATTGCAGCAAATATGTTACGCAGTAAACACGAGGCACCTCATGCTTGGATGATGATTGAAGTAGATGTGACAAACCTTGTATCATACCGTAACTCAATTAAAGGCGATTTCAAAAAGCGTGAAGGCTTTAACTTAACGTTCTTTGCTTTCTTTGTAAAAGCAGTAGCACAAGCGCTAAAAGAATATCCTCAAATTAACTCAATGTGGGCTGGCGATAAAATCGTTCAGAAGAAAGATATTAACCTTTCTATCGCTGTTGCAACAGAGGAAGAACTATTTGTACCAGTAATTAAGCACGCGGACGAGAAAACAATTAAAGGTATCGCTCGCGAAATTACAGAACTTGCAGGAAAAGTACGCACGAAATCATTAAAAGCTGATGAAATGCAAGGCGGAACATTTACAATTAATAACACAGGATCATTCGGTTCTGTTCAATCTATGGGTATTATTAATTACCCACAAGCGGCTATTTTACAAGTTGAATCAATTGTAAAACGCCCAGTAATTATGGATAATGGTATGTTCGGTGCTCGTGACATGGTTAACTTATGTTTATCACTTGATCACCGTGTACTTGATGGTTTAATTTGTGGTAAATTCTTAGGACGTGTAAAAGAAATTTTAGAAAATACGTCAGAGAACAATACATCTGTATATTAA
- a CDS encoding transporter substrate-binding domain-containing protein yields the protein MKKLLSISFALILIVSMFSACSNGEEKTKSENKKVLVMGTSADYKPYEYVEASKSDEIIGFDVDIAKYIGKELGYEVKVKDMDFGGLLASLSSGKVDFVMAGMTPTAERKNNADFTDIYFVAKNMIVSKKGSNIKSLEDLKGKTVGVQTGSIQEEKAEEFKKQVDFKAEGRDRIPEIVQEIKAGRFDAAIIEDTVAKNYLEKMKELQGVEIQEAPEEVGAAIALPKNSDKTEEFNKVIKKMQENGEMDKLVKKWFGSGK from the coding sequence ATGAAGAAGTTATTATCAATATCATTTGCACTTATTTTAATTGTAAGTATGTTCAGTGCTTGTAGTAATGGGGAAGAAAAGACGAAGAGTGAGAATAAAAAAGTACTCGTTATGGGGACTTCAGCAGACTATAAACCGTATGAATACGTGGAAGCTTCAAAAAGTGATGAAATTATCGGCTTTGATGTTGATATTGCAAAATATATCGGAAAAGAACTTGGATATGAAGTGAAAGTGAAAGATATGGATTTTGGAGGATTATTAGCATCTCTTAGCTCAGGAAAAGTTGATTTCGTTATGGCAGGTATGACGCCAACTGCAGAGCGTAAAAATAATGCTGATTTCACAGATATTTATTTTGTTGCTAAAAATATGATTGTTTCAAAAAAGGGTTCTAATATTAAATCCTTAGAAGATTTAAAAGGTAAAACAGTAGGAGTACAAACAGGATCAATTCAAGAAGAAAAAGCAGAAGAATTTAAAAAACAAGTCGATTTCAAAGCAGAGGGACGTGACCGTATACCAGAAATCGTACAAGAAATCAAAGCTGGTCGTTTTGACGCTGCAATTATAGAAGACACAGTTGCAAAAAATTATTTAGAAAAAATGAAAGAACTACAAGGGGTTGAAATTCAAGAAGCACCAGAAGAAGTAGGTGCAGCAATTGCTCTTCCGAAAAACAGTGATAAAACAGAAGAATTTAATAAAGTAATTAAGAAAATGCAAGAAAATGGAGAAATGGATAAATTAGTGAAGAAATGGTTTGGCAGCGGAAAATAA
- a CDS encoding BrxA/BrxB family bacilliredoxin, whose product MNDVVRQAREEIVSAGYTELTTPEAVEEAFKRNGTTLVMVNSVCGCAGGIARPAAAHSVHYDKRPNHLVTVFAGQDKEATARAREYFEGYPPSSPSFALLKDGKIVTMVERHEIEGHEPMQVIAKLQSYFEDNCEEL is encoded by the coding sequence ATGAATGATGTTGTCCGTCAAGCGCGTGAAGAGATCGTTTCTGCGGGATATACAGAATTGACGACACCAGAAGCAGTCGAAGAAGCATTTAAAAGAAATGGTACAACACTTGTAATGGTAAACTCTGTATGTGGCTGTGCAGGCGGTATTGCTCGCCCTGCTGCTGCACATTCCGTACATTATGATAAACGCCCTAACCACCTTGTAACGGTATTTGCGGGTCAAGATAAAGAAGCAACAGCAAGAGCTCGTGAATATTTTGAAGGATATCCACCTTCATCTCCATCATTTGCTTTATTGAAAGATGGAAAAATTGTAACGATGGTAGAACGTCATGAAATTGAAGGTCATGAACCAATGCAAGTAATTGCAAAACTACAATCTTACTTCGAAGATAATTGCGAAGAACTATAA
- a CDS encoding amino acid ABC transporter ATP-binding protein, translated as MIKIDNLHKSFGKNEVLKGITTTIEKGEVVAIIGPSGSGKSTFLRCMNVLEAATAGHIWIGTEEVTNPKTNIMHVRENVGMVFQHFHLFPHMTVLENITYAPINVKGVTKQEAEKKAEKLLEKVGLLDKKDAYPNRLSGGQKQRVAIARALAMEPEVMLFDEPTSALDPEMVKEVLEVMKSLVTTGMTMAIVTHEMGFAKEVADRVLFLDGGKLVEDSNPEEFFTAPKSDRAKEFLQKIL; from the coding sequence GTGATTAAAATTGACAACCTTCATAAATCATTTGGAAAAAATGAAGTATTAAAAGGAATTACAACAACGATTGAAAAAGGAGAAGTTGTTGCAATTATCGGACCGTCTGGATCTGGAAAGTCAACATTTTTACGCTGTATGAATGTACTAGAAGCAGCGACAGCTGGTCACATTTGGATTGGAACGGAAGAAGTAACGAATCCGAAGACAAATATTATGCACGTTCGTGAAAATGTCGGAATGGTATTTCAACATTTTCACTTATTCCCTCATATGACTGTATTAGAAAATATTACGTATGCTCCTATCAATGTAAAAGGAGTAACGAAGCAAGAGGCTGAAAAAAAAGCTGAGAAACTTCTAGAAAAGGTGGGGTTATTAGATAAGAAAGATGCATATCCAAATCGCCTTTCAGGTGGACAAAAGCAGCGTGTAGCAATTGCAAGAGCGTTAGCGATGGAACCGGAAGTTATGTTGTTTGATGAACCGACCTCTGCGTTAGATCCAGAAATGGTGAAAGAAGTGTTAGAAGTTATGAAATCATTAGTTACGACAGGAATGACGATGGCAATCGTTACACATGAAATGGGATTTGCAAAAGAAGTAGCAGACCGTGTTCTCTTTTTAGATGGTGGAAAGCTCGTAGAAGATAGTAATCCGGAAGAGTTTTTTACAGCACCAAAAAGTGACCGTGCAAAAGAATTTTTGCAAAAGATATTGTAA
- the bfmBAB gene encoding 3-methyl-2-oxobutanoate dehydrogenase subunit beta has product MAVMSYIDAITLAMREEMERDEKVFVLGEDVGKKGGVFKATHGLYDQFGEDRALDAPLAESAIAGVAIGAAMYGMRPIAEMQFADFIMPAVNQIVSEAAKIRYRSNNDWTCPVTIRAPFGGGVHGALYHSQSVEAMFANQPGLKIVIPSTPYDAKGLLKAAIRDEDPVLFFEHKRAYRLIKGEVPEDDYVLPIGKADVKREGDDITVITYGLCVHFALQAAEKLAQDGISAHILDLRTVYPLDKEAIIEAASKTGKVLLVTEDNKEGSIISEVAAIIAENCLFDLDAPIARLAGPDVPAMPYAPTMEKFFMVNPDKVEKAMRELAEF; this is encoded by the coding sequence ATGGCTGTAATGTCTTATATTGATGCTATTACATTAGCAATGCGCGAAGAAATGGAACGCGATGAGAAAGTATTCGTTTTAGGAGAAGATGTTGGTAAAAAAGGTGGCGTGTTTAAAGCGACACACGGTTTATATGATCAATTTGGTGAAGATCGTGCACTTGATGCACCGCTTGCAGAATCTGCAATTGCTGGGGTAGCAATTGGTGCGGCAATGTATGGTATGCGCCCAATCGCTGAAATGCAGTTTGCTGATTTCATCATGCCAGCAGTAAACCAAATTGTTTCTGAGGCAGCAAAAATTCGTTATCGTTCTAACAACGATTGGACTTGTCCAGTTACAATTCGTGCGCCATTTGGCGGGGGTGTTCACGGTGCATTGTATCATTCACAATCTGTAGAAGCGATGTTTGCAAACCAACCAGGTTTAAAAATTGTTATCCCTTCTACACCATATGATGCAAAAGGCTTATTAAAAGCAGCAATTCGTGATGAAGATCCAGTATTATTCTTCGAACATAAACGTGCATATCGCTTAATTAAAGGTGAAGTGCCAGAAGATGATTACGTATTACCAATCGGAAAAGCAGATGTAAAACGTGAAGGTGATGATATTACTGTTATTACTTACGGATTATGTGTTCACTTTGCTCTTCAAGCAGCTGAGAAATTAGCACAAGATGGCATTTCTGCACACATTCTTGATTTACGTACTGTGTATCCGTTAGATAAAGAAGCGATTATTGAAGCAGCTTCTAAAACAGGTAAAGTTCTTCTTGTAACAGAAGACAATAAAGAAGGAAGTATCATAAGTGAAGTGGCAGCAATTATTGCTGAAAATTGTCTGTTTGATCTAGATGCGCCAATCGCACGTCTTGCAGGCCCAGACGTTCCGGCAATGCCATATGCACCAACAATGGAAAAATTCTTTATGGTAAATCCAGATAAAGTTGAAAAAGCAATGCGTGAACTTGCGGAATTTTAA
- a CDS encoding GNAT family N-acetyltransferase, with product MMKIYETDRLHLREIDESYAEKVLQYYDKNREFLKAWEEYRPEGFFTLDYQKKKLQKDRKEFAEGKIIRLWIFKKGDDTKIIGCISFNLIVRGIYQSCVLGYKLDKEELNKGYTTEALRKAIQVTFEEFHLHRIEAPVMPRNLASIQVVTKIGFQYEGVSRKMLMVNGIWEDHMRWVLLNE from the coding sequence ATGATGAAAATATACGAAACAGATCGTTTACATTTAAGAGAAATTGATGAGTCGTATGCGGAAAAAGTTCTTCAATATTACGACAAAAATCGTGAATTTTTAAAAGCGTGGGAAGAGTATAGACCGGAGGGTTTTTTCACGTTAGATTATCAAAAGAAAAAGTTACAAAAGGATAGAAAAGAGTTCGCGGAAGGTAAGATAATCAGGCTTTGGATTTTTAAAAAGGGTGATGATACAAAAATTATTGGATGTATTTCATTTAATCTAATTGTTCGCGGAATTTATCAATCTTGTGTACTTGGCTATAAATTAGATAAGGAAGAATTGAATAAAGGTTACACAACAGAAGCGCTTAGAAAAGCAATTCAAGTTACATTTGAAGAATTTCATTTACATCGTATAGAAGCACCAGTTATGCCACGAAATTTAGCATCTATACAAGTAGTGACGAAGATAGGATTTCAATATGAAGGTGTATCTCGAAAAATGCTAATGGTAAATGGCATATGGGAAGATCATATGCGCTGGGTATTGTTAAACGAGTAA
- a CDS encoding DUF3894 domain-containing protein — MYLNPKISYMQFCVGFLFVITFILATFNICSYVVAIVFMALLNLTFVIGAFQQKQYTSFVIALVMAFSFSIVAIVIYIK; from the coding sequence ATGTATTTAAATCCAAAAATTTCTTACATGCAGTTTTGTGTTGGTTTTCTATTTGTTATTACATTCATATTGGCAACTTTTAATATATGCTCTTACGTTGTAGCGATTGTATTTATGGCATTACTCAATCTTACTTTTGTTATTGGGGCATTTCAGCAGAAACAATATACAAGTTTTGTAATAGCACTTGTAATGGCCTTTTCCTTTAGCATTGTAGCAATTGTAATATATATAAAATAA
- a CDS encoding DUF421 domain-containing protein, whose product MHIFEGARHLSNGEWVIRAIIAYIFLILVAKAMGQRSIAQLRFLDVVLVLLLGGNISNALSDEKVGLLGSMITTFILVVLHIISSVLMLKWDRWRRFLEPAPIILIHNGSIDFSNLKKARITVEYLFSELRVQNVSDIQTIKLALWEASGVVSIFQYPEYEAVSRLDLKVAGKKAPVAFILVKDGRIQQDVLALLGKTEEWAKECLEKSAEIESIMLATVDEAHKINVLLKK is encoded by the coding sequence ATGCATATTTTTGAAGGAGCACGGCATCTTTCTAATGGCGAATGGGTTATCCGAGCGATTATAGCTTATATATTTTTAATTCTTGTTGCGAAAGCGATGGGGCAAAGGTCTATTGCGCAACTAAGATTTTTAGACGTTGTACTAGTGTTATTATTAGGGGGGAATATTTCTAACGCATTATCAGATGAAAAGGTTGGATTACTCGGTTCGATGATTACAACGTTCATACTCGTTGTACTTCATATAATAAGCTCTGTTTTAATGCTGAAATGGGATAGGTGGAGACGTTTTTTAGAGCCTGCACCTATTATTCTTATACATAATGGTTCCATTGATTTTAGTAACTTAAAAAAAGCGAGAATTACGGTGGAATATTTATTTTCGGAACTTCGCGTACAAAATGTGAGCGATATTCAAACGATTAAATTAGCATTGTGGGAAGCGAGTGGTGTTGTTTCTATATTTCAGTATCCAGAATATGAAGCAGTTTCTCGGCTTGACCTTAAAGTGGCGGGGAAAAAAGCTCCAGTTGCTTTTATATTAGTGAAAGATGGAAGGATTCAGCAAGATGTTCTCGCTTTATTAGGAAAAACAGAAGAGTGGGCGAAAGAGTGTTTAGAGAAGAGTGCAGAAATCGAATCCATTATGTTAGCTACAGTAGATGAAGCGCATAAAATAAATGTTTTGTTAAAAAAATGA
- a CDS encoding YjdF family protein — protein sequence MELTVYHDGQFFVGIITRKEKGKLFGAKYIFGTEPSDEEVLIFVNGPMLAYFQHFARFGVEIKEKQRPKNIKRIIRQSAKEVNEKRYTKAQEAISLSYELHKQEKRVQSKEKREAEKQRRRLIKVQKAKQKHRGH from the coding sequence ATGGAGTTGACAGTATATCATGATGGTCAATTTTTTGTGGGAATTATTACTCGCAAAGAAAAAGGGAAGTTGTTTGGAGCAAAGTATATTTTTGGGACGGAACCATCAGATGAAGAAGTACTTATATTTGTAAATGGTCCAATGTTAGCATATTTCCAGCACTTTGCAAGATTTGGTGTGGAGATTAAAGAAAAACAGCGCCCGAAAAATATTAAGCGTATCATACGGCAATCGGCCAAAGAAGTAAATGAAAAACGTTATACAAAAGCGCAAGAGGCAATTAGTTTATCTTACGAGTTGCATAAACAAGAAAAGCGAGTGCAATCTAAAGAGAAACGAGAAGCTGAAAAGCAAAGAAGACGTTTAATAAAAGTACAAAAGGCAAAGCAAAAACATCGAGGTCATTAA
- the prli42 gene encoding stressosome-associated protein Prli42 → MHKKAQKIMVYIMLISMLVTTLLTGASMFW, encoded by the coding sequence ATGCATAAAAAAGCTCAAAAAATTATGGTTTATATAATGCTAATTTCTATGCTTGTAACAACATTACTTACTGGCGCAAGTATGTTTTGGTAA
- a CDS encoding L,D-transpeptidase, which translates to MPYLLSLLLCLSLSPIWPLGDNPRAGDPFIIVNKATNKLAYIDDGKIQKVFPVATGKTNELTPEGTFDIVLKAKDPYYIAKDIPGGSPKNPLGSRWMGFNARGTDGSKYGIHGTNQPGSIGKYISQGCIRMKKHDVEYLFDRIPLGTKVSIVKSKKSFQQLAKEKGAIAFGKVNETVGFFLFYKLS; encoded by the coding sequence ATGCCGTATCTTCTTTCTTTATTATTATGTCTTTCTTTATCACCAATCTGGCCTCTTGGTGATAACCCACGTGCTGGAGATCCTTTTATAATTGTAAATAAAGCAACGAATAAACTAGCTTACATTGATGATGGAAAGATCCAAAAGGTTTTTCCAGTAGCGACAGGGAAAACAAATGAATTAACCCCAGAAGGAACCTTTGACATTGTATTGAAGGCGAAGGATCCATATTATATTGCGAAGGATATTCCTGGGGGCTCTCCAAAAAATCCACTTGGATCGAGGTGGATGGGATTTAATGCAAGAGGAACGGATGGAAGTAAGTATGGGATACATGGGACAAACCAGCCTGGTTCAATTGGAAAATATATTTCGCAAGGATGTATAAGAATGAAGAAACATGATGTGGAATATTTGTTTGATCGTATTCCACTTGGAACGAAAGTATCGATTGTGAAATCGAAAAAATCATTTCAGCAATTGGCAAAGGAAAAAGGGGCCATAGCATTTGGAAAAGTCAACGAAACGGTTGGCTTTTTTCTTTTCTATAAGTTGTCTTGA
- a CDS encoding FtsW/RodA/SpoVE family cell cycle protein, producing MKRSTEFLKSLDVKLILILCALCVTSIAAIYSSQQTGQYGDANFAMKQGVNYIIGVVLLLLVASIDLDQWQKLSWPLYIAGFGSLILLKILPVSSFTPEKLGAKRWFVFPVAGQIQPSEFFKISLLLIIASLAVKHNAQYMARTFQTDLKLVGKIMLVSLPPMAVVYSQPDTGMVFLYAAAIACILFMSGIQKKLIAICTVIPVTILSTLIFIFVKYPDFFFNKLVTLLKPHQQSRIIGWLDPFENANEGYQTQQSILAVGSGGMEGKGYGEGSVYIPEKHTDFIFATIAEEGGFIVAALVVFLFLLLLYRTIIIGYSADNLFGTLLCAGSIGILTVQIFQNIGMIVGLMPVKGIALPFLSYGGSSLFSNMIMMGLILSVRKTYKKYMFSVK from the coding sequence ATGAAAAGAAGTACCGAGTTTCTAAAAAGTTTAGATGTAAAATTAATTTTAATTTTGTGTGCACTATGTGTTACGAGTATAGCTGCTATATATAGCAGTCAGCAAACCGGACAGTATGGAGATGCAAACTTTGCTATGAAGCAGGGAGTTAACTACATAATTGGGGTTGTATTGTTACTTCTTGTTGCAAGCATCGACTTAGATCAATGGCAAAAATTGTCTTGGCCACTTTATATCGCTGGGTTTGGTTCACTTATTCTTTTGAAAATATTACCGGTTTCCAGTTTTACACCTGAAAAATTAGGTGCAAAAAGATGGTTTGTTTTTCCAGTAGCTGGACAAATTCAGCCATCGGAGTTTTTCAAAATTTCATTGCTTCTCATAATAGCCAGTTTAGCGGTGAAACATAATGCTCAGTATATGGCCCGGACATTCCAAACTGATTTGAAATTAGTCGGGAAAATTATGTTAGTATCTCTTCCACCTATGGCCGTTGTATATAGCCAGCCAGACACAGGAATGGTGTTCTTATATGCAGCAGCTATCGCATGTATTTTATTTATGTCAGGAATTCAAAAGAAATTAATTGCGATATGTACAGTCATTCCGGTGACCATATTGTCTACATTAATATTTATATTTGTAAAATATCCAGATTTCTTCTTTAATAAATTAGTTACTCTGTTAAAACCTCACCAACAATCACGTATTATAGGTTGGCTAGATCCATTTGAAAATGCAAATGAAGGCTATCAAACGCAGCAATCGATTTTAGCTGTAGGTAGTGGAGGTATGGAAGGTAAAGGGTATGGTGAAGGGAGCGTCTATATTCCGGAGAAGCACACGGACTTTATTTTCGCTACAATTGCTGAAGAAGGCGGATTTATAGTAGCAGCACTAGTTGTGTTCTTGTTCCTGTTACTACTTTATCGAACAATTATTATCGGTTATTCTGCTGATAATTTATTTGGTACATTATTATGTGCTGGATCAATAGGAATACTAACGGTTCAAATATTTCAAAATATTGGTATGATCGTTGGATTAATGCCTGTAAAAGGTATCGCGTTACCTTTCTTATCATATGGGGGAAGTTCCTTATTCTCGAATATGATTATGATGGGGCTCATATTATCGGTACGGAAAACGTATAAAAAATATATGTTTTCAGTTAAGTAA
- a CDS encoding aromatic acid exporter family protein, producing the protein MFKIGYRTVKTALGTGAAVFIAQLLGLEFYSSAGILVILCVQNTKRKSVQVSLHRFLACVLSMVFAFCIFETIGYTPLAISVLLLTFIPTAVMCKIQEGIVTSSVIVMHLYSLKQITWSIVGNEIAILTIGISVALLVNMYMPSSENKLKEYQGKIEDHFRTILFEMVVYLRNRDSNWSGAELIETEMMLKEAKDLSFKKLENEFMREDDYYYRYFDMRMQQFEILERMIPLAASLSWTYEQADMIADVIENIGNSIRPESTGVISLRQLQEMREVFREMPLPVSREEFEIRAKLVQLVYEMEQYLLIKSRFKGKDNIKELI; encoded by the coding sequence ATGTTTAAAATTGGATATAGAACGGTGAAAACAGCGCTTGGAACGGGAGCGGCAGTTTTTATTGCTCAGTTATTAGGATTAGAATTTTATAGTTCAGCTGGTATTTTAGTCATTTTATGCGTGCAAAATACGAAACGAAAATCCGTTCAAGTATCGTTGCACCGTTTTTTAGCTTGTGTATTATCGATGGTATTTGCGTTTTGTATTTTTGAAACGATTGGTTATACACCACTTGCGATTAGCGTATTACTGCTTACCTTTATTCCGACTGCAGTTATGTGCAAAATTCAAGAAGGCATTGTCACGAGTTCGGTTATCGTTATGCATCTGTATTCATTAAAGCAAATTACATGGTCTATAGTTGGTAATGAAATTGCTATATTAACGATTGGAATTAGTGTCGCTTTATTAGTAAACATGTACATGCCAAGCAGTGAGAATAAACTGAAAGAGTATCAAGGGAAAATAGAAGACCATTTCAGAACGATTTTGTTTGAAATGGTCGTTTATTTACGAAATCGAGATAGTAATTGGAGTGGGGCCGAATTAATTGAAACAGAAATGATGCTGAAAGAAGCAAAAGATTTATCATTTAAAAAACTTGAGAATGAATTTATGCGTGAAGATGACTATTATTATCGGTATTTTGATATGCGTATGCAACAATTTGAAATTTTGGAGCGAATGATACCATTAGCTGCATCACTATCTTGGACGTATGAACAAGCGGATATGATTGCAGACGTAATTGAAAATATAGGGAATTCTATTCGTCCTGAAAGTACAGGGGTCATTTCGTTAAGACAACTTCAAGAAATGCGAGAAGTATTTAGAGAAATGCCTTTACCAGTCTCGCGAGAAGAATTTGAGATACGTGCGAAACTTGTTCAACTTGTGTATGAAATGGAGCAATATTTACTCATTAAAAGTCGTTTTAAGGGAAAGGATAATATAAAAGAACTTATTTAG
- a CDS encoding NUDIX hydrolase, producing MGYVEELRKVVGHRPLILVGAVVLVINENGYVLLQQRTEPYGKWGLPGGLMELGESPEETAYREVYEETGIEVKNLRLINVFSGANYFTKLTNGDEFQSVTTAYYTDEYEGNFVMNKEEAVQLKFFPVTELPDYIVGSHKKMIVEYMKIMEKKI from the coding sequence ATGGGATATGTAGAGGAGTTACGAAAAGTAGTTGGTCATCGCCCTTTAATTTTAGTTGGTGCTGTTGTACTCGTTATAAATGAAAATGGTTATGTTTTATTACAACAGCGAACAGAGCCGTACGGAAAATGGGGGTTGCCTGGCGGGCTAATGGAGCTTGGTGAATCACCAGAAGAAACAGCTTACCGTGAAGTATATGAAGAGACAGGAATAGAAGTAAAGAACCTCCGATTAATCAATGTATTTTCTGGAGCGAACTACTTTACAAAATTAACAAACGGTGATGAGTTTCAATCCGTAACGACAGCCTATTATACCGATGAATACGAAGGGAATTTTGTTATGAATAAAGAAGAAGCGGTTCAGCTTAAATTCTTCCCGGTAACAGAGCTACCTGATTATATTGTAGGATCGCATAAAAAAATGATTGTGGAATATATGAAAATTATGGAAAAAAAGATATAA
- a CDS encoding amino acid ABC transporter permease: protein MNLDFSAITPSIPYILKGLEVTLKIVAASAVVGFILGTLLALCKIARIRVLNIAADIYTSIFRGTPLVLQLMIIYFGVPQMIGYEIPAFLAAVLAFSLNSGAYMSEVIRAGIQAVDKGQTEAAMALGIPYSKMMKNIIFPQALKNILPALVNEFATLTKESAVVTVIGATDLMRRAYIVGGETFKYLEPLLFVGLIYYILVIILTLIGKAIEGRMKKSD, encoded by the coding sequence ATGAATCTAGATTTTTCGGCAATTACGCCTTCAATACCATATATATTAAAGGGATTAGAAGTTACATTGAAAATTGTAGCTGCATCAGCTGTGGTAGGATTTATTTTAGGAACGCTATTAGCGCTTTGCAAAATTGCTAGAATACGAGTATTAAATATTGCAGCAGATATTTATACGTCAATATTTCGTGGCACACCGCTTGTATTGCAATTAATGATTATTTATTTCGGTGTTCCGCAAATGATTGGATATGAGATACCAGCCTTTTTAGCAGCTGTACTTGCATTTAGCTTAAACTCAGGTGCATATATGTCAGAAGTGATTCGTGCCGGCATTCAAGCAGTCGATAAAGGGCAAACAGAAGCAGCAATGGCTTTAGGTATTCCGTACAGTAAAATGATGAAAAATATTATTTTTCCTCAAGCTTTAAAAAATATATTACCAGCGCTTGTGAATGAGTTTGCGACACTTACGAAAGAGTCGGCTGTAGTAACTGTAATAGGAGCGACCGATTTAATGCGCCGTGCTTATATTGTAGGCGGTGAAACATTTAAATATCTTGAGCCATTACTGTTTGTTGGACTTATTTATTATATATTAGTAATTATTCTTACATTAATCGGGAAGGCAATTGAAGGGAGAATGAAGAAAAGTGATTAA